GCACCTGGGCCAGCCGCAGCATGACCGCCATCGCCGCGGAGAACTGCTGGCAGTAGCCGATCTTGTTGCGCAGGAAGTCGACCAGGTCGTTGCCGGAATCGCCCGCTGCGGTCTGCAGGCTGTAGGTGAAGCCGTTGGCCGGGTCGGCGAAGTAGTCGCTGATCGCCCTGGCCTTCGCGTACGGCCCGGTCCTGCCGCCGATCAGCCCGCTGACCAGGCTGCGTACCTCCTCGGGGATCTGCGGCAGCGTCAGCCACTCGGCCAGCTGCCGGGTGCTGCCGGCCGGGGCGTTCTGCAGGTCCTCGATGCTGGGGTTGGGCTGGCGCACGGTCTCGCGGTAGGTCTGCCCGCGGCGCACCGAGGTGCCGACGAGCAGCTGGTCCTGCGGGGTCCAGCTGCCGCCGCTGAGCCCGTCGATGCGGGTCGGGTTGCCGAACACCGACGGGTTCCCGCTCAGCCCGCTGACCTCGATGCGCGCGGTGTAGGCCTCGTGCGCGACGATCCCGGAGCCCGGCAGGGTGCCGAAGTCGGTGCCGTTGATCGGCTCGCGCGGCCCGTGGTCCGCGGGCGCCCAGCCGTCGCCGGTGAACCGGGTCAGCACGTTCTCGCGCAGGTAGAACGGCCGCACCCCGGGCGGTCCGTCGATGGTGACGGTGGCCAGGTCCTGCGTCGAGGTGCGGGTCAGCTGACCGCGCAGCGCCACGAACGGGTCGATCGAGCCGCCGCCACCGGCCCCGAACCCGGTGTCGGCGTGCTTGTTCTTGCCGCGCAGCAGGTCCGAGACCAGGTTGGACGCGTTGATCGGGGCGAGCATCGGCAGCAGCACCGCGATCAACACCGCCAGCACCGCGATCCGCTGACCCGCGACGGCGGCGGGCGCCCGGGCGCGGAGCGGCTGCGCCCGCGTGACGCGGTGTCCCCAGCTGGCCAGGTCGTCGCGGGCGTCCAGGGCGAGCAGCAGCAAGAACCCGGCCGCCGCGAAGACGAACAGTGGCCAGTGCACGTTGTGCCGGGGGATCGCGCCGGACACGGTGAAGACGACCAGCAGCGGGACCCCGGCGAGCGCGCCGTGCCGTCCGACCACCGCGATCAGGTCGACCAGCGCGGCGAGCAGCCCGAGCATCGCGCTCAAGGCCAGCCGTACCGCCACGGTCGAGTGCACCGGAGCGACGCCGTCGTGCGTGGTGCGGTGCAGGTCGTCCAGCAGCGCGTTGACGTCGTCCCAGGTACGCGGGGTGGGGATGATCCCGAGCAGCGCGTGGTGCGGGACGAACCGGACCGTCAGCCACGGCACGAGCAGTGCGATGCCGGGCCAGATCTGCAGCGCGCCGGGCGGGCGCCACAGCCGCAGGATCAGCGCGGGCGCGAGTGCCACCACCATGCTCAGCCAGACGTCGAGCAGCCAGCCGCGGTCGCTCAGCAGCTGGCACAGCGGGACGGCGCCCAGACCGGACGCGAGCAGCGCGAGCAGGGTCCGCTGCACGCCCAGGTTGACCGCATCGGCGCGGGCCGGCGCTTCGGTGCTCGTTCCGCTCACCGCAACGCCCCGGTGGCGCTCGTGCGCAGCGCCTCCCGCCACACGTCGGCGACGGCGGCGCCGTGCCGGACCACAGCGACCCGCCAGCCGGCCGAGCGCAGCACCCGTACCGCCACCTGGTGGTCCGAGCCGGGCCCGGCGGGCGGACGGCCCGCCCAGGTTCCGGTGTCCAGCACGAAGGCGACCGCGGGCACCGCCGAACCGCGCTGGTGGCAGTCGGCCAGCACGCGCAGGCTCGCCGGATCGACCTCGCCGAGCAGCGCGATGAGGGCGGACTCCCGCGCGGAGATGGTGAGCAGGTTCCGGGCCGGGGCGAGGCTGGCGGCGCGGGCGGGACGCACGGTGGCCAGGTACTCGACCAGCCCCAGCGGGCCGTCCGGACGCAGCCGCTGGCTGGCCTGGACGTCGCAGATCAGCTCGGTCCTGCGCCCCGATGACAGCAGGTGGGTGCCGATGCTCGCCGCGGCGCTGACCGCCCACTCCAGGCTGCTGCGCGCGCGTTCGTCGGTCGCCCCGGCGTCCGGGCCCGCGTCGACGTGCGCCGACTCGCGCAGGTCGAGGACGAGGGTCGCCTGACCCTGCCACGGGCGTTCCTCCTGACGGACCATCAGCGCGCCGATCCGGGCGGACGAACGCCAGTGGATCTTGCGCAGCGCGTCGCCGGTTCGGTACTCGCGGGTCGAGGCGTCGTCCGCGCCGTGCGTGCCGATCGAGTGGCTGCCCGAGTTGTCGCCGATGTCGTGCGAGAGCGGCGGCGAGACCGGCGGCAGCGAGTCGACGACGGGGCGGATCACGAACTCGCTGGTGGCGGTGAACGCGCGACGCACGTCGATCAGGTGGAACGGGTCGGTGAGCCGGATGCGCAGCGGACCGGCCTGGTAGCGGCCGCGCGGCAGCGCGGGCAACCGGTAGGACACCACCCGCGACTCGCGGCTGGCCAGCCCGTCCAGAACGAACCGGGCCCGGCCGGGCAGTTGCGCCGGCATCTGGTCCTCGAGCATCAGCGAGCCGGTGCGCAACCGGGACCGGTTGGTGATGGTGAGCTGCACGACCACCGAGTCGCCCGAGCTGGCGTGCTCGGGCCGCACGCTGCGCCGGTTGCCGATCAGCACTCGCGAGCGGTTCACCGCGAAGGCGGCCAGCACCGGGATCGCGACGGCGAGCACGCCCGCCCGGACCAGATCGACCTCGCCGAGCACCAGCCCGCACAGCACCGCTGTGCCGCCGGCGGCGAGCAGGCAGCTCGCCCGGGTGGTGAGGCCGAGGTCGGAGAACGCCACGGTCAGCGCTGGCCCGCGTTGCTGCCCGGGATCGGGGTGCTCGAGATGATCCGCCCGAGCAGGTCCGCGGCCGAGCGGCCGGCGACGTGCGCTTCGGCCGTGATCAGCAGGCGGTGCGCGAAGACGGGCACGAGCAGGAACTGCAGGTCGTCCGGCACGACGTAGTCGCGACCCTCCAGCGCCGCCCACGCCTTCGCGGCGCGCAACAGGTGCAACGCGGCGCGTGGCGACGCGCCCAGCCGGACCTCGGGGGAGCGGCGGGTGGCCACCGCGAGGTCGACGGCGTAGCCCTTCACCGGGTCGGCGACGTAGACGGTGCGCACGCCCGCGATCAGGCTGCGCACCGCGGTGGCGTCCGAGACCGCGCGCAGCAGCACCAGCGGATCGACCGAAGCGTGCTCGTCCAGCATCGCGATCTCGGCGCGGCGGTCCGGGTACCCCATCGAGATCCGCGCGGTGAACCGGTCCCGCTGCGCCTCCGGCAGCGGGTAGGTGCCCTCCATGTCGATCGGGTTCTGGGTCGCCAGCACCATGAACGGCGCCTCGAGCGGGTAGGTCACGCCGTCGACGGTGACCTGACGCTCCTCCATGCACTCCAGCAACGCCGACTGGGTCTTCGGCGAGGCCCGGTTGATCTCGTCGCCGACCACGATGTTCGCGAACACCGGGCCCGGCTTGAACTCGAAGTCGCGGTCCTCGGCGTTGTACACGCTGACGCCGGTGACGTCGCTCGGCAGCAGGTCGGGCGTGAACTGCACGCGGCGCACCGAGCAGTCGATGGAGCGGGCCAGTGCCTTGGCGTAGGTCGTCTTGCCGACGCCGGGTACGTCCTCGATGAGCAGGTGACCCTCGGCGAGCAGCACGGCCAGGCCCAGGCGCACCTCGGCGCTCTTGCCCTCGATGACCTTCTCGATGTTCGCGGCGATGCGATCGGCCGCGTCCCGAACCTCGGTGACCGAGGCGATGCGCGGGCTGCCGGAGTCCGACGCGCTACCGGCGGCATGCGCGCCCCCTGGTCGGAGCTCACTGGCGAGGTCGTCCACAGGTGCCGCCCTTTCGTCCCGTCCGCGCGCTCCGGTGCGCGCGTCAGCGTCGAGTATCGCTGATCACGGACCCACCCGGCAGGACGCGTTCGGGGGCGGTTCGGTTCGCGACGCGCCGGTGATTGATAGGCGAGTGGAGGATAGTGGGTTAGAGTGGGGCGCAGTGGGGATGATGTGAGCACAGTCCCTGATCCCGGCCGGAGGTGTCGCGGTGTTGTTCCTCGGCACGCACAGCCCGCGCCTGGACGACAAGGGCCGGCTCGCGCTTCCGGCAAAGTTCCGGCCGGACCTGGAGGGAGGACTGGTGATCTGCAAGGGGCAGGAGCGGTGCCTGTACGTGTTCCCCACCGCGCAGTTCGCCACGTTCACCCAGGGACTGGCCGACGCGCCGATCACCGACGCCCGCGCGCGCCACTACGGCCGCACCCTGTTCGCCAGCGCGTCCAACGAGATCCCGGACGCCCAGGGCCGCATCACCGTCCCGCCGCCGCTGCGCAGCTACGCCGGGCTGAGCAAGGACTGCGTCGTCATCGGCGCCAACAACCGCGTCGAGATCTGGGACGCCCAGGCCTGGCAGCAGTGGTCCGAGCAGGCCGACGAGGCCTTCGCGCAGGTCGCCGAGGAGGTGCTGCCCGGCATCTTCTAGGGCCCGACCCGGCTACCGGACCGCTCCGGTCCGGCCTCCTCCCGTCCACCTCCTGGCGCACCTTCCCCGGTGCCAGGCGGATCACCCGCACAGCACGCGCCGTCGCGCGGGCCGGGTGAGACGGGCGGGGACCAGGCAGGAGCGATCGTCATTCGCCCGTCCATCCCCACACCCACCCACCGACCCGACGGCCCGGAAACGAGCGCTCGCGCGTAGACCGAGCAACCCGACGACCGACAGCACGGCACGAGCACCGAAGGCGAGGACAGCAGCGCGATGGACGCACCGGATCGGACGGCGCACACCGTGTCGTCGGCCGCGCACGTCCCGGTGTTGCTGGAACGCACCCTCGCGCTGCTCGCACCCGCGCTCGCCGACCGGCCGGCCGTCGCCGTG
This genomic stretch from Jatrophihabitans cynanchi harbors:
- the mraZ gene encoding division/cell wall cluster transcriptional repressor MraZ is translated as MFLGTHSPRLDDKGRLALPAKFRPDLEGGLVICKGQERCLYVFPTAQFATFTQGLADAPITDARARHYGRTLFASASNEIPDAQGRITVPPPLRSYAGLSKDCVVIGANNRVEIWDAQAWQQWSEQADEAFAQVAEEVLPGIF
- a CDS encoding transglutaminase family protein, yielding MSGTSTEAPARADAVNLGVQRTLLALLASGLGAVPLCQLLSDRGWLLDVWLSMVVALAPALILRLWRPPGALQIWPGIALLVPWLTVRFVPHHALLGIIPTPRTWDDVNALLDDLHRTTHDGVAPVHSTVAVRLALSAMLGLLAALVDLIAVVGRHGALAGVPLLVVFTVSGAIPRHNVHWPLFVFAAAGFLLLLALDARDDLASWGHRVTRAQPLRARAPAAVAGQRIAVLAVLIAVLLPMLAPINASNLVSDLLRGKNKHADTGFGAGGGGSIDPFVALRGQLTRTSTQDLATVTIDGPPGVRPFYLRENVLTRFTGDGWAPADHGPREPINGTDFGTLPGSGIVAHEAYTARIEVSGLSGNPSVFGNPTRIDGLSGGSWTPQDQLLVGTSVRRGQTYRETVRQPNPSIEDLQNAPAGSTRQLAEWLTLPQIPEEVRSLVSGLIGGRTGPYAKARAISDYFADPANGFTYSLQTAAGDSGNDLVDFLRNKIGYCQQFSAAMAVMLRLAQVPARVVLGYTHQAPDADGTFTVTTNDAHAWVEAYFAGIGWVPFDPTPLSGADGGRATSLPWAPHDGSQSTSTATATTRPSTTAPTRHTATAAPTAAAVAGSSTGGRDWTGWAVPLGVLLILLGAALTPWLSRARLRRRRLRAGRAGDPDPLWAELSDTAVDLGYVWSDARSPRQVARWLGEPAGDARPALLQLARAVEQHRYRSADGRPGPDLVNELRTVTHRLRAGRTRGARLRSQLWPASLHWSPARWSSLRRGLRGNARHR
- a CDS encoding DUF58 domain-containing protein; amino-acid sequence: MAFSDLGLTTRASCLLAAGGTAVLCGLVLGEVDLVRAGVLAVAIPVLAAFAVNRSRVLIGNRRSVRPEHASSGDSVVVQLTITNRSRLRTGSLMLEDQMPAQLPGRARFVLDGLASRESRVVSYRLPALPRGRYQAGPLRIRLTDPFHLIDVRRAFTATSEFVIRPVVDSLPPVSPPLSHDIGDNSGSHSIGTHGADDASTREYRTGDALRKIHWRSSARIGALMVRQEERPWQGQATLVLDLRESAHVDAGPDAGATDERARSSLEWAVSAAASIGTHLLSSGRRTELICDVQASQRLRPDGPLGLVEYLATVRPARAASLAPARNLLTISARESALIALLGEVDPASLRVLADCHQRGSAVPAVAFVLDTGTWAGRPPAGPGSDHQVAVRVLRSAGWRVAVVRHGAAVADVWREALRTSATGALR
- a CDS encoding AAA family ATPase: MASVTEVRDAADRIAANIEKVIEGKSAEVRLGLAVLLAEGHLLIEDVPGVGKTTYAKALARSIDCSVRRVQFTPDLLPSDVTGVSVYNAEDRDFEFKPGPVFANIVVGDEINRASPKTQSALLECMEERQVTVDGVTYPLEAPFMVLATQNPIDMEGTYPLPEAQRDRFTARISMGYPDRRAEIAMLDEHASVDPLVLLRAVSDATAVRSLIAGVRTVYVADPVKGYAVDLAVATRRSPEVRLGASPRAALHLLRAAKAWAALEGRDYVVPDDLQFLLVPVFAHRLLITAEAHVAGRSAADLLGRIISSTPIPGSNAGQR